A genomic window from Sphingobacterium sp. BN32 includes:
- a CDS encoding TonB-dependent receptor, with amino-acid sequence MQKTLLLFSLFLLSTIAHAQNKKLSGIIQDSLSKEPLSYVSIAVVDGKNEIVEGQISDANGSFVFSNLKAQHYFLQIKSLGYKQRQLAIDLSIQNQINLNPILLSAESETLETVHIQGQTAAQKHSADRQVYQASQYKNAVGGTALDIVKNLPAATVDAAGNISVRGNSGMLILVNGKPSLVDPATILTQIAANDVSEVEYISSPSAQYDPDGKGGIINIKTKKAAASGFAWVMNVQAGLPSIDDYDNVKKQQRYGADIAFQYRKEKLDLSASANYLRNDNAGFRDGDVNTIIADKQTFFPSKGERSFDKYNYGLRLNANYELNEQHQLSLGALASRRFQDRVADIHYNNRSIRRSTGETISTLDYFNPNLQNKQGKFYLLDLAYNWKINTAHSLQLGAIYEYADIYGSTKNSNIENQIDTIQRTYNRYTNPLKGLRLSANHQWNVGNAKINSGYQLRRDEQDGNFEYYAAERNEKELSLITDFSGKMQATNTVHAVYSQYDQKYDKLSLSLGLRYEYYQRDLTLLHTQQSFPYSIHQLYPSINLMRDLGKGWSWKMAASRRVQRNNNFELNPIPEREHSETLEQGDPELLPEFISQAETGLVKKLNKGSLFMNAYFQHSKNPIQRVNSVYADTILHRVFTNADYANRIGVELGGEGKLFQWLQINGGINLYNYKISGKVLDYDHVRSNQDWVYSINAGLQASLPKSWSTGLQVNYLSERPTVQGMDSRFLTPNFNLSKSFWKGAMTAQLQWQFIELGNWGVNEQRITTSAPDFYTTTNYIYEKNVFLLNLNINLQRLNQVLKLPKSEFGEKEF; translated from the coding sequence GTGCAAAAAACATTACTGCTATTTAGCCTATTCTTGCTTTCGACTATTGCCCATGCTCAAAATAAAAAGCTAAGCGGAATTATTCAAGACTCTTTGTCAAAAGAGCCACTATCATACGTCAGTATTGCTGTGGTAGATGGCAAGAATGAGATTGTCGAAGGACAAATATCAGATGCGAACGGAAGCTTTGTGTTTTCCAATTTAAAGGCGCAGCATTATTTTCTGCAGATCAAATCATTGGGCTATAAGCAAAGGCAATTAGCGATTGATCTCAGCATTCAAAATCAGATAAACCTTAACCCTATTCTATTATCTGCTGAGAGTGAAACTCTGGAAACTGTGCATATACAGGGGCAAACGGCAGCACAGAAACATAGCGCAGACCGACAGGTTTATCAAGCAAGTCAATACAAGAATGCGGTAGGTGGAACAGCGCTAGACATCGTAAAAAACCTTCCTGCTGCGACAGTCGATGCTGCGGGAAATATTTCTGTTCGTGGAAATTCCGGTATGCTAATTTTAGTGAATGGCAAGCCTTCGCTTGTTGATCCGGCTACCATCCTGACACAGATAGCGGCAAATGATGTCAGTGAAGTGGAATATATAAGTAGTCCCTCGGCCCAATATGATCCAGATGGTAAAGGCGGTATTATCAATATAAAAACGAAGAAAGCTGCTGCATCAGGTTTTGCTTGGGTAATGAATGTACAAGCAGGATTACCGAGTATCGACGATTACGATAATGTTAAAAAGCAACAACGTTATGGTGCAGATATCGCGTTTCAATATAGAAAAGAGAAATTAGACCTTAGCGCTTCGGCGAATTATCTGCGAAACGATAATGCCGGATTCAGAGACGGCGATGTCAATACGATTATTGCTGATAAACAGACCTTTTTTCCATCCAAAGGTGAGCGCAGCTTTGACAAGTACAATTATGGATTGCGCCTGAATGCAAACTATGAACTGAACGAGCAACATCAGCTTAGCCTGGGCGCATTAGCGTCGCGTAGATTCCAAGACCGTGTTGCCGATATTCATTATAATAATCGAAGCATTAGACGTTCGACCGGCGAAACCATATCGACGTTAGATTACTTTAACCCTAACTTACAAAATAAGCAGGGTAAATTTTATTTGCTAGATCTGGCATATAATTGGAAAATCAATACGGCACATAGCCTACAACTCGGTGCAATTTATGAATATGCAGACATCTATGGTTCGACCAAGAATAGCAATATAGAGAATCAAATCGATACCATACAGCGTACCTACAACAGGTACACAAACCCATTAAAAGGTCTTCGCCTGTCAGCCAATCACCAATGGAACGTCGGCAATGCAAAGATTAATAGTGGTTACCAATTGCGAAGAGACGAGCAGGATGGGAATTTTGAATATTATGCTGCAGAACGAAATGAGAAGGAACTGAGTTTGATAACCGACTTCTCCGGAAAGATGCAAGCGACCAATACGGTTCATGCTGTTTATTCACAATATGATCAGAAGTATGATAAGCTCAGCCTTTCCCTGGGTTTGCGCTATGAGTACTATCAAAGAGATTTGACCTTGCTACATACACAGCAGTCTTTCCCCTACTCGATTCATCAGCTATACCCTTCGATTAATTTGATGCGTGACTTGGGCAAAGGTTGGTCATGGAAGATGGCGGCGTCGCGTCGTGTACAAAGAAATAACAACTTTGAGCTAAACCCGATCCCCGAGCGTGAACACTCGGAGACTTTGGAACAGGGCGATCCGGAGCTACTGCCAGAATTCATTAGCCAAGCGGAGACCGGCTTGGTAAAAAAACTGAACAAAGGTTCTTTGTTTATGAATGCCTACTTTCAACATAGTAAAAACCCTATTCAACGGGTAAATTCGGTCTATGCGGATACCATCTTGCATCGCGTATTCACCAATGCAGATTATGCGAACCGCATTGGTGTTGAGCTTGGTGGCGAAGGCAAGCTATTCCAATGGCTGCAAATAAATGGAGGCATCAATCTCTATAATTATAAAATCTCAGGAAAGGTTTTGGATTACGATCATGTTCGCAGCAATCAAGATTGGGTTTATAGCATCAACGCCGGATTGCAGGCTAGCCTTCCAAAAAGCTGGAGTACAGGGCTGCAAGTGAATTATTTATCGGAAAGACCTACCGTCCAAGGGATGGACTCGCGCTTTCTTACGCCCAACTTTAACCTGAGTAAATCCTTCTGGAAAGGCGCGATGACTGCACAATTGCAATGGCAATTTATCGAATTGGGGAATTGGGGCGTTAATGAGCAACGAATTACGACCTCTGCACCTGATTTTTATACCACAACAAATTATATCTACGAGAAGAATGTGTTCTTATTAAACCTGAACATTAATCTACAACGCCTGAATCAGGTGCTTAAACTACCGAAAAGCGAATTCGGCGAAAAGGAATTTTAA
- a CDS encoding DPP IV N-terminal domain-containing protein, which translates to MRKLLILFLLSSSVAYGQRSLTIDETVFGPSKFAPKTITGSKWVKNTDAFSSLDSTYQNLLIREAKSNWQAKQIISKADLQNAIAAVIPSDKIELRRFPTSYNWVDASTIAFDVAGEKKSYNIQYNLAKKQAKVAAGFPNDLESATTNNSQSKTAYLNGNNIEIIDQNGTKVIVTKDTVDGIVNGTDKVHRNEFGIDKGMWWSPNDKLLLYYRKDESMVTKYPLPQWDTRVATVKDIRYPMAGMKSEEVTLQIFNTETGKNIQLQTGEPKEQYLTIVTWDPSNEFVYVGVLNRGQDHLKLNKYNAQTGAFVKTLFEESSTTWVEPQQPLIFLTNNPKQFLYQTDKDGFNSLYLYDTEGKLLRNLGFKDVVLTNFQGFDSKGIKAYYVAATNNGMERHLFEVDIKSGKTIQLTETNGVHNASVSSSGQYVLDQYSNLSTPNKIQVINTKGNKASSILQASNPFTGKVDLPKIEFKSFTSPDGKTPLNARITYPLNFDQNKKYPVMVYLYGGSHAQLVTDRWLGGLGYFDMYMAQNGYIVFTLDNRGSDARGRDFTRVTHRNLGEAEMADQLVGINYLKSLPYVDTENMGIFGWSFGGFMTSSLMTKHNDIFKAAVAGGPVMDWKYYEIMYGERYMDTPQENPEGYEKTSMLNKADKLNGHLLIIHGAQDPVVVQQHSMEFVQKCIEAGKQVDYFLYPTHEHNVMGKDRIHMYDKIAKYFNQYLKK; encoded by the coding sequence ATGAGAAAACTACTGATACTATTTCTATTAAGCTCATCGGTAGCCTACGGACAGCGAAGCCTAACCATTGACGAAACCGTCTTTGGTCCTAGTAAATTCGCTCCTAAGACTATTACCGGTTCTAAATGGGTCAAGAACACCGATGCATTTTCGAGTTTAGATAGTACTTATCAAAACCTATTAATTCGCGAGGCCAAAAGCAACTGGCAAGCAAAACAAATTATAAGCAAAGCCGATTTACAAAACGCGATCGCTGCTGTCATTCCATCGGATAAGATTGAATTGCGCCGATTCCCAACCTCTTACAACTGGGTCGATGCAAGCACGATTGCTTTCGATGTCGCGGGAGAGAAAAAATCCTACAACATACAATACAACCTTGCTAAAAAACAAGCGAAAGTGGCAGCAGGCTTTCCTAACGATTTAGAATCAGCGACAACGAACAATTCCCAATCGAAAACCGCCTACCTGAATGGCAATAATATTGAGATCATCGATCAAAATGGCACAAAGGTAATCGTAACGAAAGACACTGTTGATGGTATCGTAAATGGAACGGACAAAGTTCACCGTAACGAGTTCGGTATCGACAAAGGCATGTGGTGGTCGCCAAATGATAAGCTTTTATTGTACTACCGAAAGGATGAAAGCATGGTAACGAAATACCCCTTACCGCAATGGGATACGCGTGTTGCGACCGTAAAAGATATCCGCTACCCAATGGCAGGAATGAAGAGTGAGGAAGTAACCTTACAAATATTCAACACGGAAACTGGAAAAAATATACAATTGCAAACGGGCGAACCCAAGGAACAGTACTTAACGATCGTGACCTGGGATCCAAGCAACGAGTTTGTGTATGTTGGCGTCTTGAACCGTGGTCAAGATCATTTAAAGCTGAATAAATACAATGCACAAACTGGTGCATTTGTAAAAACCCTTTTTGAAGAATCGTCAACAACATGGGTTGAACCTCAACAACCATTAATCTTCCTAACAAACAATCCGAAACAGTTCTTATATCAAACCGATAAAGACGGGTTCAATTCCCTATATCTATACGATACGGAAGGAAAGCTACTGCGGAATCTTGGTTTTAAAGATGTCGTATTAACTAATTTCCAAGGCTTTGACAGCAAGGGAATTAAAGCCTATTACGTTGCAGCAACCAACAATGGTATGGAACGCCACTTGTTTGAAGTAGATATCAAATCTGGCAAAACGATACAATTAACGGAAACGAATGGCGTACATAATGCGTCGGTAAGCAGCAGCGGACAGTATGTATTGGATCAGTACAGTAATTTAAGTACTCCAAATAAGATTCAGGTTATCAATACAAAAGGAAATAAAGCCAGCTCGATTCTTCAAGCGAGCAATCCTTTTACCGGAAAAGTAGACCTTCCAAAAATCGAATTCAAATCATTCACTTCTCCCGATGGAAAGACGCCTTTAAACGCGCGTATCACTTACCCATTGAATTTCGATCAAAATAAGAAATATCCGGTGATGGTCTACCTATATGGTGGATCACATGCGCAACTGGTAACCGACCGTTGGTTAGGCGGACTTGGTTATTTTGATATGTATATGGCACAAAACGGCTATATCGTCTTTACTTTAGATAACAGAGGTTCAGATGCACGAGGACGCGATTTTACTAGAGTTACACACCGCAACCTAGGCGAGGCCGAAATGGCAGACCAATTGGTAGGTATCAACTACCTGAAATCGCTACCATACGTCGATACAGAAAACATGGGAATCTTCGGCTGGAGCTTTGGTGGTTTCATGACCAGCTCGCTGATGACCAAACACAACGATATCTTCAAAGCTGCGGTAGCCGGCGGACCAGTAATGGACTGGAAATACTACGAAATCATGTATGGCGAACGCTATATGGATACTCCGCAAGAGAATCCTGAAGGCTACGAAAAAACTTCGATGCTAAACAAAGCAGATAAGTTAAACGGTCACTTACTGATTATCCATGGTGCACAGGACCCTGTAGTTGTACAACAACATAGCATGGAGTTCGTACAGAAATGTATAGAAGCCGGAAAACAAGTGGATTACTTCCTTTATCCTACACACGAACACAACGTCATGGGAAAAGATAGAATCCATATGTACGATAAAATCGCTAAATACTTCAATCAATATTTAAAGAAGTAG
- a CDS encoding PQQ-dependent sugar dehydrogenase, with protein sequence MTSHFFKILVLFFCVASFVSCQQKRAGDPRILVFTKSDKDSLRANSDAAATIMKLGEEHKFDVDTTSDAAWFIEDSLKNYAAVVLLNTSGNILDKYQETAFERYIQAGGGVVAIESIKNTEIDWGWYQRLFSSKYTDALSQQEVDGGRAVSLEKKDAYSNSLFSDKNYKGQFIKGLEYAIGKNYVLDYKKAKAKPVPADADFTKVTMAKGDLFEPTEMAILPDLSILIAQRRGELLLLDQKTSKVEQVGFLDVYHETGNPKVNAEEGFMGLTLDPDFKKNNYIYAFYSPKDTSVNRLSRFVFKNKKLDMSSEKVILQFYSQRYICCHTGGSLAFGKDRLLYLSTGDNSTPFNEEGQKYVSDGYSPKDSRVGHEQYDVQRTSGNSNDLRGKILRIRMNEDGSYSIPEGNLFKKDQANTRPEIYVMGNRNPYRISVDAKTGYLYWGEVGPDASKDSVGRGPRGYDEINQARTAGFFGWPYFIGKNYAYHAHDYETGAKGAAFDPNKPINESRNNTGLKELPAAQPAFIWYPYADSPEFPQLGNGGRNAEAGPVYYSAMFPKETRYPDYYDGKLFIYDWIRGWVMLVSMQPNGDFDKMEPFITNMKLASPIDMEVGPDGKIYVLEYGSGWFSKNLDAAVARFDYQEGSSKGSQNGTSPAGDAANPVGHQLANIPRGQSLIEASDCKSCHAIDKKSVGPSYKEVAKFYKENKDAESILIKKIKNGGSGVWGKVAMAAHPNLKEEDVKEMVDWILKQ encoded by the coding sequence ATGACATCCCATTTCTTTAAAATTCTTGTGCTATTTTTTTGTGTAGCGAGTTTTGTTTCTTGTCAACAAAAGCGTGCTGGAGATCCTAGGATCTTAGTCTTTACCAAATCGGATAAGGACAGCTTGCGGGCAAATTCCGATGCCGCTGCTACGATAATGAAACTAGGAGAGGAGCATAAATTTGATGTAGATACTACTTCAGATGCGGCTTGGTTTATCGAAGATTCGCTAAAAAACTATGCTGCGGTAGTCCTGCTAAACACATCGGGCAATATTTTGGATAAATATCAGGAAACTGCCTTTGAGCGCTATATTCAAGCAGGTGGCGGTGTGGTTGCCATCGAGTCAATAAAAAACACTGAGATTGACTGGGGTTGGTATCAGCGTTTATTTTCTTCAAAATATACGGATGCTTTATCACAACAGGAAGTAGACGGAGGTCGCGCTGTTTCTTTAGAAAAGAAGGACGCATACTCGAACTCTCTATTCTCCGATAAAAATTACAAAGGACAATTCATTAAAGGATTGGAGTATGCCATTGGTAAGAATTACGTTCTGGATTATAAAAAAGCAAAAGCGAAGCCCGTTCCTGCAGATGCGGATTTTACAAAGGTCACGATGGCGAAGGGCGATCTTTTTGAGCCTACGGAGATGGCAATTCTTCCTGACCTGTCTATTTTGATTGCACAGCGCCGTGGTGAACTGTTATTGCTCGATCAAAAGACAAGTAAAGTGGAGCAAGTTGGTTTTTTGGATGTCTATCACGAAACAGGAAACCCAAAAGTTAATGCAGAAGAGGGCTTTATGGGCTTGACCTTAGACCCCGATTTTAAAAAGAATAATTATATCTATGCTTTTTATAGTCCCAAAGATACGTCAGTGAACCGTCTTTCCAGATTCGTCTTTAAGAATAAGAAATTGGATATGAGTTCTGAAAAAGTTATTCTTCAGTTTTACTCCCAGCGTTATATTTGTTGCCATACAGGTGGGTCATTGGCCTTTGGCAAAGATCGATTACTGTACCTTTCTACGGGAGACAATTCAACTCCATTTAACGAAGAAGGACAGAAATATGTTAGTGATGGTTACTCTCCTAAAGATTCACGCGTAGGGCATGAGCAATATGATGTGCAGAGAACATCCGGCAACAGCAACGATCTCCGTGGTAAGATTCTTAGAATCCGAATGAATGAAGATGGTAGTTATTCAATCCCCGAAGGAAATTTATTCAAAAAGGATCAGGCGAATACACGACCTGAGATCTACGTGATGGGAAATCGAAATCCGTATCGTATTTCGGTGGATGCCAAGACGGGTTATCTCTATTGGGGGGAAGTGGGGCCGGATGCGAGCAAAGATTCTGTAGGTCGCGGGCCGCGGGGGTATGATGAAATCAACCAAGCGCGAACAGCAGGATTCTTCGGCTGGCCGTATTTCATTGGAAAAAACTATGCATATCATGCACATGACTATGAGACCGGGGCAAAGGGAGCTGCGTTTGATCCCAATAAGCCAATCAATGAGTCAAGAAATAATACCGGATTAAAAGAATTACCTGCAGCACAGCCAGCGTTCATTTGGTATCCATACGCTGATTCGCCGGAATTTCCACAACTCGGAAATGGTGGACGGAATGCGGAGGCGGGACCTGTTTATTACTCCGCAATGTTTCCGAAGGAAACGCGTTACCCTGATTATTACGATGGCAAGCTATTTATTTACGATTGGATCAGAGGTTGGGTGATGTTAGTTTCAATGCAGCCAAACGGTGATTTTGACAAGATGGAGCCTTTCATCACCAACATGAAATTAGCTTCCCCAATCGATATGGAGGTAGGACCTGATGGGAAGATCTATGTATTAGAGTATGGCAGTGGTTGGTTTAGCAAGAACCTGGACGCCGCCGTTGCACGATTTGACTATCAGGAAGGTTCATCCAAAGGTTCTCAAAATGGAACCTCGCCTGCTGGGGATGCTGCAAACCCTGTGGGGCATCAGCTAGCGAATATTCCTCGCGGACAGAGCTTAATTGAAGCTTCAGATTGTAAATCTTGTCACGCAATAGATAAGAAGTCTGTTGGACCATCTTATAAAGAGGTTGCAAAATTTTATAAAGAAAATAAGGACGCCGAATCTATCCTGATTAAAAAGATAAAGAATGGCGGAAGTGGGGTGTGGGGTAAGGTCGCCATGGCTGCGCATCCCAACCTTAAGGAAGAAGATGTTAAAGAGATGGTTGATTGGATCTTAAAGCAATAA
- a CDS encoding RNA polymerase sigma factor yields MKESKIREEDLANLVREGNVMAFEIAFKQYREILFKHAFYVVRDMDEAEDVIQEVFTTLWEKRASIPIDAKLSSFLYRMTRNRVLNKLSHQKVMDNYIQHVLVEQSEQTSNSDLDLIGKELAAIIESEINKLPTRMREVFNLSRNEGLSHKEIAELLQISEGTSKLQVSKALAILRQRVLKAVIILLAG; encoded by the coding sequence ATGAAGGAAAGTAAGATTCGGGAAGAGGATTTGGCTAATCTCGTGCGGGAGGGGAATGTTATGGCGTTTGAGATCGCCTTCAAGCAGTACAGAGAAATCTTATTTAAGCATGCTTTTTATGTAGTTAGGGACATGGATGAAGCGGAGGATGTGATTCAGGAGGTCTTTACCACACTTTGGGAAAAGCGAGCATCAATTCCTATAGACGCAAAGCTTTCTAGTTTTCTTTATCGGATGACTCGAAATAGGGTATTGAATAAGCTCAGTCATCAGAAGGTGATGGATAATTATATTCAGCACGTTCTTGTCGAGCAGTCTGAACAAACTAGCAATAGCGATTTAGATCTCATTGGGAAAGAGTTGGCCGCAATTATCGAATCCGAGATCAATAAACTTCCTACTCGCATGCGCGAGGTTTTTAATTTAAGTCGCAATGAGGGGCTCAGTCATAAGGAAATTGCGGAGTTGCTGCAAATTTCGGAAGGAACATCTAAACTTCAGGTTTCCAAAGCTTTAGCAATTCTTAGACAACGTGTTCTTAAAGCCGTTATTATCCTGTTAGCAGGTTAA
- a CDS encoding FecR family protein, producing the protein MLPEEIKNLIGKYQARTISETEQERLFRWYNEQARSATSIDNAEMQIRLQRIAGQLPALKSKPVRQISWVKWAAAAVITLAVGLAIYTSQQRDHPLDIVVQADSTQAAELVLANGKVISLDEVGQGDTLDADGSKLYKTSDGYIAYSFDGDLNEASQNYSFRTPVGTETKILLPDGTRVWLNAASELSFQKQWAVENREVYLKGEAYFEVSKQRNPQGRSYTPFKVYSAGQAVEVLGTKFRIQNYQEELWSTTSLFEGSVKLEILASDNQVDKAVILKPGQQSLYNHKSRLLDFKNISQDVPQSWRDGYFSFQGENLREVCAQLARWYPFTFDIDANLPKGEYHGDIPKTYSLNEVLDILIHDNMNYQFSNKDNQIKVRLNRVKK; encoded by the coding sequence ATGCTACCTGAAGAGATAAAAAATTTAATTGGCAAATATCAAGCGCGTACAATATCCGAGACTGAGCAAGAACGGCTTTTTCGCTGGTATAACGAGCAAGCTAGATCTGCGACTAGCATCGACAATGCCGAAATGCAGATTCGTCTGCAAAGGATCGCCGGGCAATTACCTGCGTTGAAATCGAAACCGGTTCGTCAAATTTCTTGGGTAAAATGGGCAGCTGCAGCGGTTATCACCCTGGCGGTAGGCCTGGCGATTTATACTTCTCAACAAAGGGACCATCCACTAGACATTGTTGTTCAGGCTGACTCAACGCAAGCAGCAGAGTTGGTATTGGCAAACGGGAAAGTTATTTCCCTTGATGAAGTCGGGCAAGGAGATACCCTTGATGCTGACGGCAGCAAGCTATATAAGACAAGTGACGGTTACATCGCTTATAGTTTTGATGGCGATTTAAATGAAGCGAGCCAAAATTACAGCTTCCGAACACCCGTGGGTACCGAGACCAAAATATTATTACCGGACGGTACGCGGGTTTGGTTAAATGCAGCATCGGAATTGAGCTTTCAAAAGCAATGGGCTGTTGAAAACCGCGAAGTGTATTTGAAGGGCGAGGCTTACTTTGAAGTTAGTAAACAAAGAAATCCGCAGGGTCGTTCTTATACGCCGTTTAAGGTGTATTCTGCCGGCCAGGCTGTCGAAGTGCTGGGTACGAAGTTCCGCATACAGAATTATCAAGAGGAACTTTGGAGCACAACAAGCTTGTTCGAAGGGTCGGTGAAGCTAGAGATATTAGCGTCCGACAATCAAGTTGATAAAGCGGTGATCTTAAAACCGGGCCAACAAAGTTTGTATAACCACAAAAGCAGACTATTAGATTTCAAAAATATCAGTCAGGATGTGCCGCAAAGTTGGCGGGATGGATACTTCAGTTTTCAAGGTGAGAACTTAAGGGAAGTCTGTGCGCAATTGGCGCGTTGGTATCCCTTTACTTTTGATATTGATGCTAATCTTCCTAAGGGCGAGTATCATGGAGATATTCCTAAAACGTATTCGCTCAATGAGGTGTTGGATATCCTCATTCATGATAACATGAATTATCAATTTTCTAATAAAGATAACCAAATAAAAGTACGCTTAAACCGAGTAAAGAAATAA